Proteins from a genomic interval of Candidatus Rubidus massiliensis:
- the gltT_3 gene encoding Glutamate-aspartate carrier protein, which produces MYKNRLIQFFSQSNRLFGLAICCALIAGFIHHPYLYGAAETVSQIFLSLLKLVSLPLIFLSIVSTSSGMESVGEFKLLGKKVVKYTLLTTVIAAAIALTLFLIIDPVGQEISKSAKVESLPKIETTYLHHLINVIPSNFLKPFNENNVISVLFLAMLLSLSIISLPSDNRKTLHQFFSSLYAAIMKITSWIVLAMPLAIWAFLTLFIKDLNDGLEMKQLAYYLACVLLANTIQGLIVLPTFLKAKGIAPIQLAKAMLPALSLAFFSKSSSATLPLAMRCATERAAISKKVTNFSFPLCTTINMNACAAFILITVLFVSMSNGIVYTPFELISWIFIATIAAVGNAGVPMGCFFLSSAFLSTMNIPLNLLGVILPFYSLIDMFETAINVWSDSCVAAVVNKEIENGSEEESKLAVLET; this is translated from the coding sequence ATGTATAAAAATCGTTTAATCCAATTTTTTTCTCAAAGTAATCGATTATTTGGATTAGCGATTTGTTGCGCCTTAATCGCTGGATTTATTCATCATCCTTATCTTTATGGAGCAGCTGAAACGGTCTCTCAGATTTTTTTAAGTTTATTAAAACTTGTTAGCTTACCCCTAATTTTTTTATCGATCGTTTCCACCTCTTCTGGAATGGAAAGTGTAGGTGAATTTAAGCTACTCGGGAAAAAAGTGGTAAAATACACCCTATTGACAACTGTTATTGCAGCAGCAATTGCTTTAACTTTATTTTTGATTATCGATCCGGTCGGTCAAGAGATTTCAAAAAGTGCTAAAGTAGAAAGTTTACCAAAAATCGAGACAACTTATTTGCATCATTTGATCAATGTTATCCCTTCTAATTTTTTAAAGCCCTTTAATGAAAATAATGTGATCAGTGTGTTGTTTTTAGCCATGTTGCTAAGTTTATCTATTATTTCTTTACCGTCAGATAATCGCAAAACCCTGCATCAGTTTTTTTCTAGTTTATACGCAGCTATCATGAAGATTACTTCATGGATCGTTTTAGCGATGCCTTTAGCTATTTGGGCCTTTTTAACTCTTTTTATAAAAGACTTAAATGATGGTTTAGAGATGAAACAATTGGCTTATTACTTAGCTTGCGTTCTTCTTGCCAATACCATTCAGGGATTGATCGTTTTACCCACCTTTTTAAAAGCTAAGGGGATAGCACCGATACAATTAGCAAAAGCTATGCTTCCAGCTTTATCATTAGCTTTTTTTTCAAAGTCTTCAAGTGCCACACTACCCTTAGCAATGAGGTGTGCTACTGAAAGAGCTGCCATTTCAAAAAAGGTAACTAATTTTTCTTTTCCCCTTTGCACGACGATTAACATGAACGCTTGCGCCGCTTTTATTTTAATTACCGTTTTATTTGTTTCTATGAGCAATGGCATTGTTTATACACCTTTTGAGTTAATTTCTTGGATTTTTATTGCTACAATTGCAGCAGTTGGCAATGCAGGCGTTCCTATGGGATGCTTTTTCTTATCAAGCGCTTTTTTATCTACTATGAATATACCTTTAAATCTTTTAGGGGTAATTTTACCATTTTATAGCTTGATTGATATGTTTGAAACAGCTATTAATGTTTGGTCAGACTCTTGTGTTGCTGCTGTAGTAAATAAAGAAATTGAAAATGGTTCTGAAGAAGAATCTAAGCTAGCTGTACTGGAAACATAA
- a CDS encoding bacillithiol system protein YtxJ — translation MGIRQRMTELKSVEDVDNFLNLYPTSVIFKAGTCHKTMQGFGYVEQVLNNYDNLHLAFVKVVEYRPASNYIAEITKVIHQSPQFILFVNKQAVFDIDNWDITISALEKGLNKHLPNPTSLSDAHLVFEDKTSISPYVTLLQSYVQDKMSEDVFTQRWLLTFQSDATLRSTEEFNLLNNLFGDVDAFIQEKGFKEDKTSPDPENSLKVRSKKLLEILTASA, via the coding sequence ATGGGTATAAGACAAAGAATGACAGAATTGAAATCTGTAGAAGATGTTGATAACTTCTTAAATTTATACCCAACGAGTGTCATATTTAAAGCTGGGACTTGCCATAAAACCATGCAAGGCTTTGGTTATGTAGAACAAGTTTTAAATAATTACGATAATCTACATTTGGCCTTTGTTAAAGTTGTGGAATATAGACCAGCTTCAAATTATATTGCAGAAATTACCAAAGTGATCCATCAATCGCCTCAATTTATTCTTTTTGTAAATAAGCAAGCTGTTTTTGATATTGATAATTGGGATATAACTATTAGCGCTTTGGAAAAGGGATTAAATAAACATTTGCCCAATCCTACAAGTTTAAGCGATGCTCATTTAGTTTTTGAAGATAAAACTTCTATCTCCCCTTATGTCACTTTATTGCAATCTTACGTTCAAGATAAAATGTCAGAAGATGTATTCACCCAAAGATGGTTATTAACGTTTCAATCTGATGCAACTCTTCGCTCAACTGAAGAATTTAATCTTTTAAATAATCTTTTTGGAGATGTCGATGCCTTTATCCAAGAAAAAGGTTTTAAAGAAGATAAAACTTCACCAGATCCTGAAAATAGCTTAAAAGTTCGCTCTAAAAAGCTTTTAGAGATACTTACAGCTAGTGCTTAA
- the acoA gene encoding Acetoin:2,6-dichlorophenolindophenol oxidoreductase subunit alpha — translation MEVPLTPKMESHDYTIFPSDTKKIIAELGKERLIENLKRMLLIRNFEVRAESAYQQGKIGGFFHSYIGQEAIQTAALEAFSANNWWVTSYRCHALALLLGATPNEIMAELYGKSTGNAKGRGGSMHLYAERLLGGFGIVGGQIPIAIGAAFSLKYKEIKDQVSICFLGDGAVPQGAFHESLNLASLWSLPCVFVIENNKWGMGTAVERAVSVKRIAEDKAPSFGIKGYTFNGMDFFNCYAGFKHVFEEMKKDSRPVLIEVLTERFRGHSISDPGLYRTKENLKASMAKDPILALQVNLIESGIINQEEVKELDKKYRTIAIESMKYADESPWPEISTLETDVFAP, via the coding sequence ATGGAAGTACCGCTTACCCCTAAGATGGAAAGTCATGATTACACGATTTTTCCATCTGATACTAAAAAGATTATAGCAGAGCTTGGCAAAGAACGTTTGATCGAGAATTTGAAACGAATGTTACTAATAAGAAATTTCGAAGTTAGAGCTGAATCTGCCTACCAACAAGGAAAAATAGGTGGTTTTTTTCATTCCTACATTGGGCAAGAAGCAATCCAAACTGCTGCACTTGAAGCATTTAGTGCGAATAATTGGTGGGTGACTAGCTATAGATGCCACGCACTGGCTCTTCTTTTGGGGGCTACACCTAATGAAATTATGGCAGAATTGTACGGGAAATCTACTGGTAATGCCAAAGGACGCGGTGGATCCATGCATTTATATGCAGAGCGATTACTTGGAGGTTTTGGGATAGTAGGGGGGCAAATCCCCATTGCTATAGGTGCCGCTTTTAGCTTGAAATACAAGGAAATCAAAGATCAAGTTTCGATCTGTTTTTTAGGAGATGGCGCAGTCCCTCAAGGAGCCTTTCATGAATCTTTAAATTTAGCCTCTCTTTGGAGCTTACCTTGTGTTTTTGTTATCGAAAATAATAAATGGGGTATGGGCACTGCAGTAGAAAGAGCGGTTAGTGTCAAAAGAATTGCAGAAGATAAAGCGCCAAGTTTTGGCATAAAAGGTTATACTTTTAATGGAATGGATTTTTTTAATTGCTATGCTGGATTTAAACATGTCTTTGAAGAAATGAAAAAAGATTCTCGTCCTGTCTTAATCGAAGTACTTACTGAAAGATTTAGAGGACACTCCATTTCAGATCCAGGTCTTTATAGAACAAAAGAAAATTTAAAAGCATCTATGGCAAAAGATCCGATTCTTGCTCTCCAAGTAAATTTGATAGAATCTGGCATAATTAATCAAGAGGAAGTCAAAGAGTTAGATAAAAAGTATAGAACTATTGCTATAGAATCAATGAAATATGCAGACGAAAGCCCATGGCCTGAAATTAGCACATTAGAAACTGACGTATTTGCACCTTAA
- the bfmBAB gene encoding 2-oxoisovalerate dehydrogenase subunit beta produces the protein MGTQVVDLREALRQAMNEEMERDPNVFILGEEVAEYNGAYKVTKGMLEKWGPKRVLDTPISELAFAGLGIGAAMTGLRPIVEFMSFNFSFVAADQIISNAAKMYYMSGTRFSVPIVFRGPNGAAAQVSSQHSHCVEAIYGNLPGLLIVTPSNAYDAKGLLKTSIRNNNPVLFLESELSYGDKMEIPTEEYLIPLGKAKIVKEGKDITIVTHGRMVTVCEIVVKELTNQGINAELIDLRTIRPLDIETVVRSVKKTNFCVLVEEGHYFSGISAEVGFQIMENCFDYLDSEIVRVCQKETPMPYSKELEKETLPNVKRILSAVHKALNR, from the coding sequence ATGGGAACACAAGTTGTTGATTTAAGAGAAGCCTTACGCCAAGCAATGAATGAAGAAATGGAAAGAGACCCAAATGTCTTTATTTTAGGTGAAGAAGTTGCAGAGTATAATGGTGCCTATAAAGTCACTAAAGGAATGTTAGAAAAATGGGGTCCAAAAAGAGTCTTAGATACTCCTATTTCTGAACTTGCCTTTGCAGGATTAGGGATTGGGGCAGCCATGACCGGATTGCGCCCCATTGTAGAATTTATGAGTTTTAATTTTTCTTTTGTAGCAGCTGATCAAATTATTTCAAATGCTGCCAAAATGTATTACATGTCAGGAACTAGATTTTCTGTTCCCATTGTTTTTAGGGGTCCTAATGGAGCTGCCGCTCAAGTGTCAAGTCAACATTCCCACTGCGTCGAAGCTATTTATGGAAATTTGCCAGGTTTATTGATTGTAACTCCTAGCAATGCCTACGACGCTAAAGGTCTTTTAAAAACCTCTATTCGAAATAACAACCCCGTTTTATTTTTAGAATCGGAACTCTCTTATGGGGATAAGATGGAAATACCAACGGAAGAATATTTAATTCCTCTTGGTAAAGCAAAAATTGTTAAAGAAGGAAAAGATATTACAATTGTTACTCATGGAAGAATGGTAACAGTTTGTGAAATAGTTGTTAAAGAACTTACAAATCAAGGGATTAATGCTGAATTAATTGATTTGCGCACAATTCGTCCCTTAGATATAGAAACTGTTGTACGCTCCGTAAAAAAAACTAATTTTTGTGTATTAGTAGAAGAGGGGCATTATTTTTCCGGAATTAGTGCTGAAGTTGGCTTTCAAATTATGGAAAATTGTTTTGATTATTTAGACAGTGAAATCGTTAGAGTTTGTCAAAAAGAAACTCCAATGCCCTATAGTAAAGAGTTAGAAAAAGAAACTCTTCCAAATGTAAAAAGAATTTTATCAGCTGTTCATAAAGCTTTAAATCGTTAG
- the pdhC_1 gene encoding Dihydrolipoyllysine-residue acetyltransferase component of pyruvate dehydrogenase complex, whose protein sequence is MPFNLNMPKLSPTMEDGTIAKWHKKEGDQVEIDDLLFEVATDKATVEYNAIDSGWLRKILVKEGEEAKVNQPVAILTEEQNEPLEEDVSKEAVSANKEEKLKQESIPQEVNANLKKSDSDQSKETKPVDKTSDEKRVLASPLAKKLAKEKGIDLSKLKGTGPNKRIMSRDLEGGEKSKPATMFNLSHREAPVDDAGSFDIEKLTPMRKVISQRLLEAKTTIPHIYVEMQVDAKPIIDLREQLFKLGIAVSLNDIVVKCTSLALKEHPNINSGFDLKNNAIIRYKTIDISVAVSLKDGLITPIIKHANFKTLGEISAEIRELAQRGKNGKLQPDEYQGGSFTVSNLGMFGVKTFQAIINPPQAAILAVGTTYETPVAKNGIISVGKMMNLVLSCDHRVIDGVAAAQFLQTLKNILEHPIATLL, encoded by the coding sequence ATGCCATTTAATCTTAATATGCCAAAACTATCCCCAACAATGGAAGATGGTACAATAGCCAAATGGCATAAAAAAGAAGGGGATCAAGTTGAAATCGATGATTTATTATTTGAAGTGGCAACAGATAAAGCAACGGTTGAGTATAATGCAATTGATTCTGGATGGTTAAGAAAAATTTTAGTGAAAGAAGGGGAGGAAGCTAAGGTAAATCAACCGGTAGCCATTTTGACAGAAGAGCAAAACGAACCTTTAGAAGAAGATGTATCGAAAGAGGCAGTATCTGCAAATAAAGAAGAAAAACTAAAACAAGAATCTATACCGCAAGAAGTAAATGCGAATTTGAAAAAATCAGATAGTGACCAATCCAAAGAAACAAAGCCAGTAGACAAAACTTCAGATGAAAAAAGAGTTTTAGCATCTCCGCTTGCTAAGAAGCTTGCCAAAGAAAAAGGTATTGACCTTTCTAAACTTAAAGGCACAGGCCCTAATAAGCGTATTATGAGTCGCGATTTAGAAGGTGGAGAAAAAAGTAAACCGGCTACTATGTTTAACTTATCTCATCGAGAAGCTCCGGTTGATGACGCGGGATCCTTTGATATTGAAAAATTAACCCCCATGCGAAAGGTGATTAGTCAAAGGCTTTTAGAAGCAAAGACGACAATCCCCCATATTTATGTTGAAATGCAGGTGGATGCTAAACCAATCATCGATCTTAGAGAGCAACTTTTTAAACTTGGTATAGCTGTCAGTTTAAATGATATAGTAGTCAAATGTACGTCGCTGGCTCTTAAAGAACATCCCAATATAAACAGCGGATTCGATTTAAAGAATAATGCGATTATTCGATATAAAACGATTGATATTAGCGTGGCAGTTAGCTTAAAAGATGGATTAATAACTCCTATTATCAAACACGCTAACTTTAAAACTCTTGGTGAAATTTCTGCTGAAATTCGAGAACTGGCTCAAAGAGGCAAAAATGGAAAGTTACAACCAGACGAGTACCAAGGCGGTTCTTTTACTGTTTCAAACCTGGGTATGTTCGGTGTGAAAACTTTTCAAGCGATTATAAATCCACCCCAAGCGGCCATTTTAGCTGTTGGCACTACCTATGAAACGCCTGTTGCTAAAAATGGAATTATTTCAGTTGGTAAAATGATGAATTTAGTTTTATCTTGTGATCATAGGGTGATAGACGGAGTGGCTGCTGCTCAATTTCTACAAACTTTAAAAAATATTTTAGAACATCCTATTGCTACATTACTATAA
- the lpxD gene encoding UDP-3-O-acylglucosamine N-acyltransferase — protein sequence MHQKQFTLDELAKLTNSELEGDPDYVITGISDLSSASAEDASFLDNPRYGKLLAESKAGVIFISPEHVRFSGKNYLLNEKPSFAFQKLIDLFFGANPRMTGFEGIHPTAVIHSSSKIGNNCHIGPHVVIDENVHIGDNTHIYANSYIGPETVIGKDCYIHPNVTIREKTVIGDRVILQPGCVIGSDGFGYIQDNLGRHVKLNHFGKVIIEDDVEIGANTTIDRARFKHTTIRIGSKIDNLVQIGHNVEIGPYNILVSQAGVAGSTKLGKYVVLSGQVGISGHLNIPDFTIIAAKSGVSKSLPKGGKWGGIPVLPIDEYNKMAVYLKNITKIVDQITSLEKKILEIQNKEVKE from the coding sequence ATGCACCAAAAACAATTTACTTTAGATGAATTGGCAAAATTAACTAATTCTGAATTAGAAGGTGATCCAGATTATGTTATTACAGGAATCTCAGATCTTTCCAGCGCCAGTGCAGAAGATGCCTCTTTTTTAGATAATCCACGTTACGGAAAGCTTTTAGCTGAATCAAAAGCTGGAGTCATTTTTATTTCCCCAGAACATGTTCGATTTTCTGGAAAAAATTATTTACTAAACGAAAAACCTTCTTTTGCTTTTCAAAAATTAATCGATTTATTTTTCGGCGCCAATCCTAGAATGACAGGTTTTGAAGGTATACATCCCACAGCTGTCATACATTCTTCTAGCAAAATAGGAAACAATTGCCACATTGGTCCCCATGTTGTCATAGATGAAAATGTGCATATTGGTGACAATACTCATATTTATGCCAACAGCTATATTGGACCAGAAACTGTTATAGGAAAAGATTGCTACATACATCCAAATGTGACTATTAGAGAAAAAACAGTTATTGGTGACAGAGTAATCTTACAACCTGGTTGTGTAATAGGATCAGATGGCTTTGGTTATATCCAAGACAATTTAGGAAGACATGTTAAACTCAATCATTTCGGTAAAGTAATCATTGAAGATGATGTAGAAATAGGTGCTAACACAACTATAGATAGAGCGCGTTTTAAGCACACGACAATACGTATTGGTTCTAAAATTGATAATTTAGTACAAATAGGCCACAATGTGGAAATTGGTCCCTACAATATTCTTGTTTCTCAGGCAGGAGTTGCTGGATCAACAAAACTTGGCAAATATGTCGTATTAAGTGGTCAAGTTGGTATTTCAGGACATTTAAATATTCCAGATTTCACTATTATTGCTGCTAAATCTGGTGTTTCAAAATCTTTACCAAAAGGTGGAAAATGGGGTGGAATTCCTGTTTTACCAATTGATGAATACAATAAGATGGCTGTCTACTTAAAAAACATTACCAAAATTGTAGACCAGATCACTTCTCTTGAGAAAAAAATACTCGAAATCCAAAATAAAGAAGTTAAAGAATAA
- a CDS encoding Outer membrane protein, whose product MKKIIKWLTVASLMVCGSLTAASTNSNKPLVIKVVNFKYCVENSKVGKQEQSSFEAMKKQMETILEDKEKTLNDMAEKFNDPDYLDSLSPEAETDLKRKFRALSQEITQQQNQYFQTLNQTNVKVVQKLTEMVTKASKKIAEEKGIDIILTEESIFFSSPDIDISNQVIAVLDEAHEKEPKEKNTTDLKLP is encoded by the coding sequence ATGAAAAAAATTATAAAGTGGTTAACAGTAGCTTCGTTGATGGTTTGTGGTAGCTTAACTGCAGCTTCAACAAATTCAAATAAACCATTAGTTATCAAAGTTGTAAACTTTAAATATTGCGTAGAAAATTCAAAAGTAGGAAAGCAAGAGCAATCTTCTTTTGAGGCTATGAAAAAACAAATGGAAACCATTTTAGAAGATAAAGAAAAAACTCTAAATGATATGGCAGAAAAATTTAACGATCCCGATTATTTAGATAGTTTATCACCTGAAGCTGAAACAGATTTAAAAAGAAAATTCAGAGCTTTAAGTCAAGAAATTACCCAGCAACAAAATCAGTACTTTCAAACTTTAAACCAAACGAATGTTAAAGTTGTTCAAAAACTTACTGAGATGGTTACCAAAGCTTCCAAGAAAATTGCAGAAGAAAAAGGTATTGATATTATTTTGACTGAAGAAAGCATTTTTTTCTCTTCTCCTGATATTGACATCTCTAACCAAGTGATAGCAGTATTAGATGAAGCTCATGAAAAAGAGCCAAAAGAAAAAAACACTACTGATTTAAAACTTCCTTAA
- the bamA gene encoding Outer membrane protein Omp85, which translates to MAYTQFQRSFLFFLLLTLFSFNVWGQLQYENQQIEKINIFIHSPTGSNCDSSIVTSRIQTREGSFFSQSEFDNDLKVLSREFDRVEPQFSIVNDKIHIQLHVWPKPTIRTIVWNGNDKIKSARLQSELDVKSCTVFDRLAFSQAFNKVKMYYLKKGFFEAQMGYDIHFDELTNEVDITINIFEGRCGRIKRIIFEGFDACEEDAILELMLTKTYNIFLSWLNNEGTYNEDMMEQDRLNIINYLQNEGYADAQVCVSIGETPHDNRIVIYIKADKGNLYSINNITFEGNKVFSNERIQELLSCYEGAPYSPDKIRETIDQLNLLYGRRGFIDAVIDYEVNLKENCSYSLHISIDEGEKYRVGLIKVFGNCSTQTEVILHETLLVPGEVFNSEKLKITEERLANIGYFSNVNVYSVETEDMRNANGERFRDVHIEVEETTTGNFGAFFGFSTVESVFGGVNISEKNFNASGYKRLWRDGYQALRGGGEYTQFSVSIGNRSRSYDFTWAKPHFMDSQWTVGFDLQKSSNRYVSHSYSFDSSSFVLHATYDLNAFVKFGFQYRIKNTYIQLTKKVIEKEESLVENDGSSSRSSSSSSDDYANSTINETMAKSSSSSFSGFPSSFPSKVPSSSGRHEWPSLISESKNDGIISAGGITLNYDSTDNPARPSKGLKSRFEAELAGIGGHYHFSGLAYLNTFYYKTDSKGVLKFRGDFRFLFPLFGQKPSHIPLDERLFLGGDNFVRGYKPYKLGPTFSEKEPRGGFSMQLYSMEYVRRITKRFDGFLFFDAGHLSFDRFSFGSLYSKAHHGNDNRLYLSAGYGIRFQIFEKGPPVTLGVGYPINPERRSQVKRFFFMLGGKF; encoded by the coding sequence ATGGCTTATACTCAATTTCAAAGGTCATTCCTTTTTTTCCTTTTGCTAACCCTCTTTTCATTTAACGTTTGGGGACAGTTACAATATGAAAATCAACAAATAGAAAAAATAAATATTTTTATTCATTCCCCCACAGGATCAAATTGCGATTCGTCTATTGTAACATCTCGCATACAAACACGTGAAGGCTCATTTTTTTCTCAAAGTGAGTTTGATAACGACCTTAAAGTATTATCAAGAGAGTTTGATAGAGTAGAACCACAGTTTTCAATTGTAAATGATAAAATACATATTCAATTGCACGTTTGGCCAAAACCTACTATTCGAACAATAGTCTGGAATGGAAATGACAAAATTAAGAGTGCACGATTACAGTCAGAATTGGATGTAAAATCTTGTACCGTATTTGATCGTTTAGCCTTTAGTCAAGCTTTTAACAAAGTAAAAATGTATTATTTAAAAAAAGGTTTTTTCGAAGCGCAAATGGGCTACGATATCCATTTTGATGAATTAACAAATGAAGTAGATATAACGATAAATATTTTTGAAGGTCGTTGCGGAAGAATTAAACGAATTATATTTGAGGGTTTTGACGCTTGTGAAGAAGATGCTATTTTAGAATTAATGTTAACAAAAACATATAACATATTTTTAAGCTGGTTAAATAACGAAGGCACATACAATGAAGATATGATGGAACAAGATCGTCTAAATATTATTAACTATCTTCAAAATGAAGGTTATGCAGACGCTCAAGTATGTGTTAGTATTGGAGAAACCCCTCATGATAATCGCATAGTTATTTACATTAAAGCTGATAAAGGAAATTTATATAGCATTAATAATATTACTTTTGAGGGGAATAAAGTCTTTTCGAACGAAAGAATTCAAGAATTGTTATCTTGCTACGAAGGAGCGCCTTATTCTCCTGATAAAATAAGAGAAACAATTGATCAATTGAACTTACTTTATGGTAGAAGAGGCTTTATAGACGCTGTCATTGATTACGAAGTCAACCTTAAAGAAAATTGCTCTTATAGTTTACATATTTCCATTGATGAAGGTGAAAAATATCGCGTTGGTTTAATTAAAGTTTTCGGAAATTGTTCTACTCAAACTGAAGTTATTTTACATGAAACACTTTTAGTACCAGGTGAGGTGTTTAATAGTGAAAAATTAAAAATTACAGAAGAGCGATTGGCAAATATTGGTTATTTCTCAAATGTTAATGTATACTCTGTCGAAACAGAAGATATGCGCAATGCTAATGGTGAAAGATTTAGAGACGTGCACATTGAAGTTGAAGAAACAACTACTGGAAATTTTGGAGCCTTTTTTGGATTTAGTACTGTAGAAAGTGTTTTTGGTGGAGTTAACATCTCTGAAAAAAACTTTAATGCAAGTGGTTACAAAAGACTTTGGCGCGACGGCTATCAAGCTTTAAGAGGCGGTGGGGAGTATACCCAATTTTCTGTATCTATTGGTAATAGAAGTAGAAGCTACGATTTTACTTGGGCAAAGCCCCATTTCATGGACTCTCAATGGACAGTCGGATTTGATTTGCAAAAAAGTAGCAATCGATATGTCTCTCATAGTTACTCTTTTGATTCGAGTAGTTTCGTATTGCACGCCACTTACGATTTAAATGCATTTGTCAAATTTGGTTTTCAATATCGGATTAAAAATACTTATATTCAGTTAACTAAAAAGGTTATAGAAAAAGAGGAAAGCTTAGTTGAAAATGATGGTAGTAGTAGTCGTAGTAGTTCAAGCTCAAGTGACGACTATGCAAATTCAACCATAAATGAAACTATGGCAAAATCTTCTTCAAGCAGCTTTTCTGGATTTCCCTCAAGCTTTCCTTCAAAGGTTCCAAGTAGTAGCGGTCGTCATGAATGGCCATCCTTAATTTCAGAATCTAAAAATGATGGTATTATTTCAGCTGGTGGGATCACTTTAAATTACGATTCAACTGATAATCCAGCCCGTCCGTCCAAAGGATTAAAATCACGCTTTGAAGCAGAACTTGCAGGTATTGGTGGTCACTATCATTTTTCAGGTTTAGCTTATTTAAATACCTTTTACTACAAAACGGATAGTAAAGGTGTATTGAAATTTAGAGGTGATTTCCGCTTTTTATTTCCCTTATTTGGACAAAAGCCTAGCCATATCCCCTTAGACGAACGTTTATTTTTAGGTGGTGACAACTTTGTAAGAGGCTACAAACCCTATAAGCTAGGTCCAACCTTTTCAGAAAAAGAACCTCGCGGTGGTTTTTCCATGCAGTTGTATTCTATGGAGTATGTAAGAAGAATAACAAAAAGATTTGATGGCTTTTTATTTTTCGACGCAGGTCATTTAAGTTTTGATCGCTTTTCTTTTGGATCTTTATATTCGAAAGCTCATCATGGCAATGACAACAGACTCTACTTATCAGCCGGCTATGGCATTCGTTTTCAAATTTTTGAAAAAGGGCCTCCAGTAACTTTGGGTGTTGGTTATCCGATAAATCCTGAAAGAAGAAGTCAAGTGAAACGATTCTTCTTTATGTTAGGTGGTAAATTTTAA
- the recR gene encoding Recombination protein RecR: MKYPLHLLKVMELLKKLPGVGSKSAERFAFQLLNWSTQDLQNFASLIQEIPVKLSTCHECGCLEENEKCLFCTNDRIATKKLCIIASAKDAFAIESTGEYDGLYHILGGLLSPMDGIHSEKLQIEKLKFRIQTLQIKEIVIALDSTLEGDTTSLYLKKELSPFVQSISRLAFGIPIGSSLDYVDGGTLARAFAGRSLF, from the coding sequence ATGAAATACCCTCTTCATTTATTGAAAGTAATGGAACTTTTAAAAAAGCTGCCAGGCGTTGGAAGCAAAAGTGCAGAAAGGTTTGCTTTTCAATTGCTTAATTGGTCTACACAAGATCTACAAAACTTTGCAAGTCTTATTCAGGAAATTCCAGTTAAGCTTTCTACTTGTCATGAGTGTGGTTGTTTAGAAGAAAATGAAAAATGTTTATTTTGCACAAATGACAGAATAGCTACAAAAAAACTTTGTATCATAGCTTCTGCAAAAGATGCGTTTGCAATTGAATCCACAGGAGAATATGATGGCTTATACCATATACTTGGCGGGCTTTTATCGCCAATGGATGGAATTCATAGCGAAAAACTCCAAATAGAAAAGTTAAAATTTAGAATTCAAACTTTACAAATTAAAGAAATAGTAATAGCTCTTGATTCCACATTAGAAGGAGACACTACATCTCTTTATCTTAAAAAAGAGTTGTCTCCATTTGTTCAATCTATTTCAAGATTAGCCTTTGGTATACCCATTGGAAGCTCTTTAGATTATGTTGATGGTGGCACTTTAGCAAGAGCATTTGCTGGCCGATCTCTTTTTTAA